From the Musa acuminata AAA Group cultivar baxijiao chromosome BXJ3-1, Cavendish_Baxijiao_AAA, whole genome shotgun sequence genome, the window AAGGATGGACCTTTCTATGTCCTTGAGCTATCTTTTGTTGAGGACATTCAACAATCTTATGGCCCTATTGGCCACAAAGAAATCAAGCCCCAGAAAACCATTGATATTCCTTATCAGCATGAAATTTGTTATAGTGCTTGCATTCAACTCGGTTGACATTATGCTTTCTTTCAGTTGATTGAAAACCATCTTATGGCCCTAGTTTTATCAGTTGATGTCTAAGTCAACTAATGGGTTGGAACTGCTTTTAAAAAGAGGAAGATTCAATCTTTTAATTTGAATTATGTCGCATGCTGAAGCTAATTGGAAGTGTTGTTGCATTTCCTATTGACTCATCATAACTCCAACTAAAGTCTGCATTAGTAGTATCATTTCTACTTGACCCTCTAGTCCTTTATCCTTCTCAGCCTCTAGTAAGGCTTTACTCATTTCTTGAAGGTTGAGAATGACCAGATTATTGCAGTTGAATGGTTTTGTAGATTAACATGGTGTAGGACATATTCAATTCTCCTAGTGTACTTTATTTTGTTCTACAATCATAAAGTCAATTATGTACAAATTATAAATGATAAGAATAAATTTTATGAATCATAGGTAGACttttaattagttatttttatccCTTGTATAACTTCTAACCCAATTTATCACAACGTAAATTCTGATACCACTAAATTATAATGCTGTAGTCTAGTGAAATAACATTTCGGTGATATTATATTTAACCTCATGTAGGTTGTCTTAGGGTTTAGAAGAAAATAGTTTCTAAACTTAATATCAATATCCGATCCCTATTGGGCGGCTAAAATGATAGCCAtgctaattaaaattatataaataatacaTAAGCAGTTAAAgttatttagatattttattaataaaaagaaaatcataTACCATTGCAACTAATAATTTTCAATAAtcagaataaataaaaataaatgctttataGATCAACAAATCTTTATTTGACATGTCTGATTCATATATTTTATTAACTTGACAAATACACATAATTTTCTCAAAAACAAACTAGGTGAAGTCACATATTCTTGCTATTATTTGTAGATTGTTGAGGTGAACATCATAATCAAGGTCGAAACTCTTTTCctaatttaagaaaaaatattagtcatacataaaatagaaacttataattcTAATGAATCTCTATGCATGATTTGAATTAATGCTCATGtcatttttcctttcttttcttgtttctctttttcttctctatcttttttcttaattttcactTATCTCTTTCTCCATTACAATCTCTTTCTTCTTGTCACCCACCAACAACAAGTTGTGGTGGCTTGCCATGACATTTGTATTTTCTCGTTtccattttcctttttttgttcaTTCCCCAGTTTCACAATTTCCATGGTGTGGTCCGGTGGCAGCAGGCCCCATGGCTTGttgcaatccttttttttttttcttttgttccttTCCTTCCTCACACCTCTTTCTCCACTGTCTCCTTTTCTTACTTTctcatcctcctccctcttcatcctcttcctctACTGCCTTCTCTTGTTTCTTTCTCTTGCTCTTGTTAGTCCAtcgccttctcttcttcctctcttttcctcctcctcctttctcctcttctgcctttctcttttttatctttctccactgcctcctcttcttccttcctccaacCTCCTCCTTCTCCGAGTCACCGATACTTACCGATGTTATGTGTGTCGATACACTGATACCAACTGGTACGTACTGATGACTGGAAGAAGAAGCCCTttctaataattataattattaggaAGGGCTTATTATGATGGCATTTATTGAATACCATCACTTATTAGGAAGTGCACTGTAGGGTATAGACTTCACCTATTTATTGAATACCATCATAGGTCTCATGTCCACTTTTTCCCTGTAGGAGTGAAGAAGGTACATACTATGCTCTCGATCTAGGAGGTACAAATTTTAGAGTCCTGCAGATTCAGTTCAGTGGTAAAGGGTCCATGATTTTGACTCACAGAGTCCAGCGACAGCAAATTTCCCAGGAATTGATGACTGGCACAAGGGAGGTACTTTTGCTATTCTATTTGTTTCATTCATTTTTCCTTGTTTTGTCTAGTAATTCTTTTTCACTCAGTTGATTTCTTAATATTCTATGCAGGAATTGTTTAATTTTATTGCTTCCACATTAAAACAATTTGTGCAAAGAGAAGATGATGGTATTGATCAAATACCGGATGTTAGAAAGGATCTTGGATTTACATTTTCTTTTCCTGTGAGACAATTGTCTGTTTCTTCTGGTCTTCTTATCAAGTGGACTAAAGGGTTTTCAATTAAAGATGCTGTAAGTTGAACTTTTAGATTGTTGATTCATCTTTTCACTGATGTATATTGTTGTAAGGGGACTAAGGGAATACCAAAGTATTTGGTAGCTATTGCATCTTATACTAACAGCTTGCCTACTGCCTGTGCTTGCTTGCTTGTCAAATTGTTTGATTCACACAACTTGAAATATCTGATCATGGAATTGAATTTATAAGGGCTTGTgcttttttatttcttaaatatAGTTATCATTCCAAATATTTGTTGTTCAATAAGATCTTCTTGAGAATTCCACTTGTGGTGTTCCTAAAAAATGGAAATATTTCTAATTAGGAAAATATTAGTAAACTCTAAATTGTCAAGCTGGAATTTCATTTGGTTACATTTTATCTTCTTAGGAAAAAAGTGCACTTCATCATGTGTCCATGCatctatgaaaaaaaaagaagcatgtgATGAAATTTCAGTTGTTCAATAAGTTTTGTTCTAAAAGTCTAATTTTTGTTAATATTGAACTTAATCTATGAGAAGCTCCGTTACTTTTTAGATTTTATCATTCATTTATGCTTAGTAAAGGAACACCATCAAAATTTTTGATTGCTTGTATTCATTTTTTCTAAGCTTCTATTTAGATACTGATAACATGGATACTATTGGAAAAACAATGTTCCCATGGCCTGGTTACAGGGAAACTACTAGCAAGTTATTAAGTTTTTAGTGCCATTTCTCAGCATGTTGTGTTGCAGTAGTCCAACCTCATGTCTGTCATTATACAAATGAAGTAGCTTGCCACTCTTGTACTATTCTTGGTCCCTTAATGCATGATATTTCTTGTGGTTAAGCATCTGAAGTTGGGATTGTCCATTTTAGTatattaatttgattttttacTGATCGTCTCTGATTATTGTATGGtggcaaaattatatattttttatatgaaatataatgtgATATTGTTAATTCCAAGTCCTTTGTTCATAAATAATATAGTGATATTGAATATAAAGCTAGATATTGGGATTTGTCCATGAAACCTCTACAACATACTGAGAACTAAGACTTTTTTAGGTGATTATTTCTATTAAAAATTCTATAATAAAATGGTTTATGGATATAAGTTGTCTTGTTATCCTGAAATAAATGATtcaatctgttttttttttttcactaaagAAAAAGTAAAACTGTCTGCTAAAATTGTCATTAGTATGAAGTGCAATGAAGTTTCACATTGTTTGATTTAACTAATGTTAGCTCTGGGATTTAGGTTGGAAAAGATGTTGCTCAGTGTTTGACTGAAGCCATGTTAAAGACTGGACTGAACATGCGGGTAGCGGCActggtataattttgttcctatGGTTGTTCCAGCTTATGTTTCACTAGACTTGTGGATATTATATTATAGTTTTCTATCATTTAGTATTTCAATGCTGAATCTGTACTTGCACCCTCTTAAGTACATTTTTTCGAGTTATGTATATTGTATATCCTATTCATGTAAATGTGTGCTTAGAGCAATGTCTGACATTTTCCACCCACATTTTCCAAGCTATACTTTTATACATGAACAAGTAGTGCATATACATTCACATTGTGGGCAGTATGGCACGGAGTTATTCATCTCCTCtttatctctttctctttttttttttcttgcattgTTCAGTGTCTAGCCAAAATTGGTCTGACCAATTGTTCAGATATGAGTTGATGGATCAGCTATGTTCCATTGTCATTAAATTGGTTGGACAGATTAGGATTGGACAATTTTAACAAAGAAATGTTCATAGTTCCATTATAGCTAGAAAACTTATTTCAAAGAAGCAATTTGGTTGTTGAATTCGAGATCTGGCTTTGGTAATGCTAGTAATGTTGCTTTTGCAATCTAGGAGAACATGGTTTGAGTTATGGAAACAACCTTTCTGGTTATAGGGGTTTAACTATGTACATTGACCCACTTCAAAGATTTTGTACCATACCAGCGTTTCGAGCTCAACTCGGTACGATACAGTAtgagtatatcgagcggtacactctGGCATACTggctagtgtgtgtgtgtgtgtgtgtgtgtgtgtgtattaattaaaaaagttaaaaataaaaaaaagggtgaTGTcatcgaggcgacgtcgcctccccGTACGGACGAGAAGTCGCCGATGATGCCGAGGCCTcatcgcctcagacgaggaggaggcgataTCTCATCTGCGATGTCCGACGAGAGAGGGTGGCGATGGATCGGGATCATCGAGGGAGAGTGGcgtcggatctccaggttctcccttttcttctccatcGGCTAATACTGCCCAGCAGCGGGCGGTGACGGTCGAAATCAATCGTTATCGACCGATTTTGGGTGGTAACGAGGCGGAAACAGCCCTAATTGACGGTACCGCTTGGTAGCGGATAGTTTGCGTACCGGTCTGCTAGTGGACCGGTATgggtggtttcattcgaaattaaaatcccaaACCTTGTATTGAAGTGAGCCTCACGCATTGGATTCATCCTTTTTCTAATCTGTTTGTTAAAGTTGAATAGGCTATGTAGCCACAAATTGAAGGGGCACTACCTGCCACTAGTGAACTCATTAGAAAACAGATTGTCAGCAGCAATTATTAATTCTTCCATTTGTAATTGTTTAAAGAACCCTTTGTGCCTGTTTTGGTGTGAATTCTTCATTTCTTTTAGATACTACTAAGCATTATCATAAATATAAAATAGAATACAACTAAAATTTGTTGTTAGTAAGGAGACAGATCATGCAACATGAAGATTCATTGATGATTCCATTAGCAACTTGGGAGCACAATATATTTTGCTGTCTGTGATTTTGATAGTTTAGTTTGTACTTCATTTTAAAATTCTAATGGGCAAAAATTTCAGATCATATTTCGTATCTTGGGTGTCCTTTTCTCATCCTATTAGAAATTAATATTAGAGAGAAGTTTCTTAGATAGTTTAGTGGTACATATCTTAGCATAGAGTTTTTTCTTTGGTTATATCTTTGTTAATGGTTTCAAATttagtttttgaagtgaattttaTTTAACCTAAAAAGTATGCagcttttttttatttgttgaaCTATCCAAGAGAATGGGGAATAATAGGATATAATGTAAGAAAGGACATTTAGTGGTACATATCTTAGCATAGAGTTTTTTCTTTGGTTATATCTTTGTTAATGGTTTTAAAtttagtttttgaagtaaattttATTTAACCTAAAACGTATGCAGCTTTTTTTGATTTGTTGAACTATCTAAGAGAATGGGGAATAACAGGATATAATGTAAGAAAGGACATTTACTTGAGTTATGTTCAAATAAATAAGTTTGTGGTATTTAAGTAAATAGGCAATTGAATAGTACTAGTACCCAAAGGGAATATAGgatcatgtttttatgtggttggtTGGTCTTTGTACAGAGCTTATTAACTCCTCTACCATGTATTGGCTTATTGCATGATCTTAATACTGGAATGATTGATCACTCCAACTGGCCACTGCACTACTTAGTGGTTTTAACAAAATGGTGGATCATTTATGTGATGTTCTGGAAATTAGAAATGGTCTCTTCTATTTGTTCTGTTCTGTTAATTTTGATTTTGTTATTGCCCGTAAAGAATAGTAGTCTAATGAGTTTCATGTACTGGACCCAACCAGGTTAATGATACTGTTGGCACATTAGCTCTTGGCCATTATTACGATGTTGACACTGTAGCTGCAGTGATAATTGGAACGGGAACCAatgcttgctatcttgaaagGACTGATGCAATTATAAAGTATCAAGGCCTTCTTACGAACTCTGGTGACATGGTATCTTATGTATTATTCAAGTTACATGATTTCAAGCCTGCTTTTGTTCTGCTGCAGAATATATTCTTTGTTGCTGGTCATGTGTCCATTCATTATTATGCTGATTAGGTTGTCAACATGGAATGGGGAAATTTCTGGTCATCACATCTACCAAGAACACCCTATGACATATCTCTAGATGATGAGAGCCCCAATCGTAATGAGCAGGCAAGACTTTCCAGTGTGCTTATCCTTTTAGTATACTTTTGTAGTCACCTGAGAAGCCTTGTAACATTGTCTTTTTTCTGGTATAGGGTTTTGAAAAAATGATATCAGGGATGTACTTGGGTGAAATTGTTAGAAGGGTTCTTCAGAGGATGGCAGAGGAGTCAGATATCTTTCCAGATGCTGTGCAAAATCTGTCAGTCCCCTTTGTCATAAGGTATGCTATTGATAGAGTTTGCAGCAGGTCCATGTGTAAGATTGTCACCTGCAACTtcagtttatttcttgtatttttaTGGTAACATTAACGCATTCTAGTAGTGATGAACATGATTAATATCTTTTATGTCAGTAGTTTGTAACATAGCTTCTACCCTTTGCATGGATAGTCAATAGACCTTTTTCTTTTGTCAGAATTTATAGCATTAGGACCAAGGTTTGCTGTTGCATCATGGTGGGTTGGATTCTAGTAGTGGTCAACAGACCGTTGTGTTGATTAGCATTGATTAGTCTAGCCATATCTCATCCCCTCTGGTATGGATCAGCATTGACGTATTGATACTTGTACAGTATGTTTTGATGCATACCAACACATGACAACCAGTACACTATCATGCTTAATTATAACTTTATTTATGGTCTCATTGAGGGCTATGATAGACTTGATTTATTGCAATTCTTTTTCCTAGTAAACAAGGTGCAAGATAAATCATTTCAGAAGTGTTTTTTAGCATCTGATTTTGCTTTAGAAATGGATACACATAGTGTTATGTCAATAATTGAATGCACATGAATGCTGCCTATCAAACAATGCTGATAGTTATCCTGCTCTGTTTGAGAGTGCAGTAATGTTCATCGACGACAGATCTACTTTAAATTCTCTTTGTTTCTTGTCTGGAAGTGCATTAGATGCAAATAATTCCATTTTATTTGCGACTTCCAATTGGTAATGTCATGAATCAAGATTCTTTTCTATCTCTTTTGAGTGCTGAGAGAGCTTCCTGAGTTCCCTCAAACTTCCCATTATTTCTCCCAGGACACCTTTGATGGCAGCAATGCACGAGGACGACTCACCTGACTTGAGAGAAGTCGGGAAGATACTTGAAGACCATTTGAAGGTATCACACTTTCAATGATATCTTCATCGTCTATGCCAATAGTCGCTATTGTCATTAGCATCCTAACTATTGCCACTGGACTAATCTCATCAGATATCTGGAGTCTCATTGAAGGCAAGAAGGCTTCTTGTTAGAGTATGTGACATAGTCACGAGAAGAGCTGCAAGGTTAGCTGCAGCAGGTATAGTTGGGATACTAAAGAAGATAGGACGAGATGGGAGTGCAGGCGTTGCAAGCGGAAGAACGAAGGGCAAACCGAGAAGAACGGTCGTGGCAGTCGAAGGAGGTCTTTATGTTGGGTACTCGATGTTCAGGGAGTACTTGAATGAAGCCGTTGCAGAGATCTTAGGCGAGGAGGTTGCCCCGTATGTTTGTCTTCGGGTCTGTGAGGATGGATCGGGAACAGGCGCTGCTGTCCTTGCTGCAGCATATTCATCAAATCGATAAAACTACCTTACACATTGTATCATTCTGTGCAAAATGTAAAAAATTCAGTATATAATGCATGTGCAAGGTTGATGTGCAGAACTTTCAATTATCCTGCTTGTGTTATTATTATATCTACTCTGTTTAGATCAAGGTTCCTAATCTCATGTACAATATATTtggggctaattataaattatcctatGTAGTTAggtatttttagtattttaattcttacattttaaaaagttacattggcaTATCTGTAATTACAAAATTGAGATATTTAGGTTTGtttattttaatatcatcgattttatcaatggaaatacgaaaataaaagataaaaagataattataatattttagttgTTGAAAGCGGACGACTTAGGTGGTGACGAACAATGACGTTGTTAGAGGTCGCGATGTCACTCGGTAACTGTGTCGGTATCACGTAAATATAGAGTTATCCTCATCTCTTGCTGTAACTCTTTTCATCCATGGTCTCTAACAATATCATCGTTCCATCATcataaattgaaatattaaaataatcttttcgtcattaaaatcaacatcataaatagatttagatgttttacttttataactataaaaatattaaatataattttttaaaatataaggatagAATCATAGAAACACTAAAGATAGTTAACTACAtgggataatttataattagctcgTATATTTGGTTAGGATTACGAAGAACAGTCTAAAAACATATAAAGAAATTGTCTATATCACCTCGTGTACCACACGCCAGTCTTTACCAGGGTGTCCAACACGATGTATTGCTTAGTTTACTCTGGTCATGTACCTTATTGGATCGATAAATACTATCCGTACCAAAACGTCCTGTGACAACACTTAAGACATCAAATGGCACGCAAGATGAGTTTAGAAGCCGGACTTCTGAAGCCTTGATCTGAAACAACTGAAGGAGCCTGGCCACAATTTACTGCAAGCTTTCAAATGTATTGAAAGCCTAAATGTCTCGATCCTTAGTGATAATTTGCAACCGTGTAGTGCTGGTTCTTCCCAGTCCCACATTGTGAATGCAAATATATTATGTGGAACTCTTAATGCTTCATATTGGCCTCTTCAGTGTGGTATTGATTCCATAACATGAATGCAAATGATTCATCTAATTGCAATGCACAACAGGGTAATCTAGAGTCTTTCATTTTCACTCAACTACTCAGAACCCTGAATAGTGCATAACAGAAGTTTTCTGGTAACAAA encodes:
- the LOC135628833 gene encoding hexokinase-3-like isoform X1, whose protein sequence is MGGAGLGLAAACAVATCAIAAVMVAHRVRSRRRWGRAVALVREFEEACATSVGRLRQVVDAMAVEMHAGLASEGGSKLRMLLTFIDNLPDGSEEGTYYALDLGGTNFRVLQIQFSGKGSMILTHRVQRQQISQELMTGTREELFNFIASTLKQFVQREDDGIDQIPDVRKDLGFTFSFPVRQLSVSSGLLIKWTKGFSIKDAVGKDVAQCLTEAMLKTGLNMRVAALVNDTVGTLALGHYYDVDTVAAVIIGTGTNACYLERTDAIIKYQGLLTNSGDMVVNMEWGNFWSSHLPRTPYDISLDDESPNRNEQGFEKMISGMYLGEIVRRVLQRMAEESDIFPDAVQNLSVPFVIRTPLMAAMHEDDSPDLREVGKILEDHLKISGVSLKARRLLVRVCDIVTRRAARLAAAGIVGILKKIGRDGSAGVASGRTKGKPRRTVVAVEGGLYVGYSMFREYLNEAVAEILGEEVAPYVCLRVCEDGSGTGAAVLAAAYSSNR
- the LOC135628833 gene encoding hexokinase-3-like isoform X2 yields the protein MGGAGLGLAAACAVATCAIAAVMVAHRVRSRRRWGRAVALVREFEEACATSVGRLRQVVDAMAVEMHAGLASEGGSKLRMLLTFIDNLPDGSEEGTYYALDLGGTNFRVLQIQFSGKGSMILTHRVQRQQISQELMTGTREELFNFIASTLKQFVQREDDGIDQIPDVRKDLGFTFSFPVRQLSVSSGLLIKWTKGFSIKDAVGKDVAQCLTEAMLKTGLNMRVAALVNDTVGTLALGHYYDVDTVAAVIIGTGTNACYLERTDAIIKYQGLLTNSGDMVVNMEWGNFWSSHLPRTPYDISLDDESPNRNEQGFEKMISGMYLGEIVRRVLQRMAEESDIFPDAVQNLSVPFVISNVHRRQIYFKFSLFLVWKCIRCK